A stretch of Bombina bombina isolate aBomBom1 chromosome 2, aBomBom1.pri, whole genome shotgun sequence DNA encodes these proteins:
- the RPL34 gene encoding 60S ribosomal protein L34, translating into MVQRLTYRRRLSYNTASNKTRLSRTPGNRIVYLYTKKVGKAPKSGCGICPGRLRGIRAVRPKVLMRLSKTKKHVSRAYGGSMCAKCVRDRIKRAFLIEEQKIVVKVLKAQAQSQKTK; encoded by the exons ATGGTTCAGCGCCTGACATACCGTCGTAGGTTGTCCTACAATACAGCCTCAAATAAGACCAGGCT GTCTCGGACACCAGGTAACAGAATTGTGTATTTGTACACCAAGAAAGTTGGCAAGGCACCAAAATCAGGTTGTGGTATCTGCCCAGGGAGACTCCGTGGT atccgTGCTGTTAGACCTAAAGTACTCATGAGGCTCTCCAAAACCAAAAAGCACGTCAGCAGAGCTTATGGTGGATCCATGTGTGCAAAATGTGTTCGTGACAG AATCAAGCGGGCTTTCCTCATTGAGGAACAGAAGATTGTTGTGAAAGTATTGAAGGCTCAGGCACAGAGTCAAAAGACAAAGTAA